The following DNA comes from Littorina saxatilis isolate snail1 unplaced genomic scaffold, US_GU_Lsax_2.0 scaffold_1367, whole genome shotgun sequence.
gaaggcaggagaagaagagaagcagagagaagaatacaaaacagaaaaagagaTTATGAGAATaagaagaaacagaaagagCAGGGGAAGGCAGAAGAAGAGAGGCGGAAATAGCAACAGAAGACAGGAAAATAAGAGAAGATAAAGAGCAAGGGAAGACAGGTAAAGAAGAGaacagagagagcaagagaggacaggaaaagaagagaacagacagagcaagagaagacaggaaaagaagagaacagacagagcaagagaAGACAGGAAAAGAAGTGAACAGAAAGAGCCAGAGAGGACAGGAAAAGAAGAgaacagacagaggaagagaagacaggaaaagaagagaagagaaagagcaagagaggacaggaaaagaaaaaaacagacagagcaagagaagacaggaaaagaagagaacagacagagcaagaaaaaacaggaaaagaagagaacagaaagagcaagagaggacaggaaaagaagggaacagacagagccagaaaagacaggaaaagaagagaACAGAAAGAGCAAGAGAGGACAGGAAAAGAAGAGAACAGAAACAGCAAGAgaagacaggaaaagaagagaacagacagagcaagagaagacaggaaaagaagagaACATAAATAGCAAGAGAGGACAGGAAAAGAAGAGAACAGAAATAGCAAGAgaagacaggaaaagaagggaacagacagagcaagagaagacaggaaaagaagagaacagacagagcaagagaGGACAGGAAAAGAAGAGAACAGAAAGAGCAAGAgaagacaggaaaagaagggaacagacagagccagagaagacaggaaaagaagagaagagaaagagcaAGAGAGGACAGGAAAAGAAGAGAACAGAAAGAGCAAGAgaagacaggaaaagaagagaacagacagagcaagagaggacaggaaaagaagagaacagacagagcaagagaagacaggaaaagaagagaacagacagagcaagagaggacaggaaaagaagagaacagacagagcaagagaagacaggaaaagaagagaacagacagagcaagagaggacaggaaaagaagagaacagacagagcaagagaagacaggaaaagaagagaacagacagagcaagagaagacaggaaaagaagagaacagacagagcaagagaagacaggaaaagaagagaACAGAAAGAGCAAGAgaagacaggaaaagaagggaacagacagagccagagaagacaggaaaagaagagaacagacagagcaagagaagacaggaaaagaagagaACAGAAAGAGCAAGAgaagacaggaaaagaagagaacagaaagagcaagagaggacaggaaaagaagagaacagacagaggaagagaagaCAGGAAATGAAGAGAACAGACAGAGCAAGGGAGGACAGGAAAAGAAGAgaacagacagaggaagagaagacaggaaaagaagagaACAGAAAGAGCAAGAgaagacaggaaaagaagagaacagacagagcaagagaggacaggaaaagaagggaacagacagagccagaaaagacaggaaaagaagagaACAGAAAGAGCAAGAGAGGACAGGAAAAGAAGAGAACAGAAACAGCAAgagaagacaagaaaagaagagaacagaaagagcaagagaggacaggaaaagaagagaacagacagagcaagagaggacaggaaaagaagagaacagacagagccagagaagacaggaaaagaagagaacagacagagcaagagaAGACAGGAAATGAAGAGAACAGAAATAGCAAGAgaagacaggaaaagaagagaacagacagagcaagagaagacaggaaaagaagagaacagacagagcaagagaagacaggaaaagaagagaacagacagagcaagagaagacaggaaaagaagagaacagacagagcaagagaagacaggaaaagaagagaACAGAAAGAGCAAGAgaagacaggaaaagaagggaacagacagagccagagaatACAGGAAATGAAGAGAACAGAAATAGCAAGAgaagacaggaaaagaagagaacagacagagcaagagaagacaggaaaagaagagaacagacagagcaagagaagacaggaaaagaagagaagagaaagagcaAGAGAGGACAGGAAAAGAAGAGAACATAAATAGCAAGAgaagacaggaaaagaagagaACATAAATAGCAAGAGAGGACAGGAAAAGAAGAGAACAGAAAGAGCAAGAGAGGACAGGAAAAGAAGAGaacagacagagcaagagaagacaggaaaagaagagaacagacagagcaagagaGGACAGGAAAAGAAGAGAACAGAAATAGCAAGAgaagacaggaaaagaagagaacagacagagcaagagaggacaggaaaagaagagaacagacagagcaagagaGGACAGGAAAAGAAGAGAACAGAAATAGCAAGAGAAGACAGGAAATGAAGAGaacagacagagcaagagaggacaggaaaagaagagaacagacagagcaagagaagacaggaaaagaagagaacagacagagcaagagaagacaggaaaagaagagaacagacagagcaagagaGGACAGGAAAAGAAGAGAACAGAAATAGCAAGAgaagacaggaaaagaagagaACATAAATAGCAAGAgaagacaggaaaagaagagaacagacagagcaagagaagacaggaaaagaagagaacagacagagcaagagaagacaggaaaagaagagaACAGACAGAACCAGAgaagacaggaaaagaagagaACAGAAAGAGCAAGAGAGGACAGGAAAAGAAGTgaacagacagagccagagaagacaggaaaagaagagaACAGAAATAGCAAGAgaagacaggaaaagaagagaacagacagagccagagaagaaaggaaaagaagaaaacataaATAGCAAGAGAGGACAGGAAAAGAAGAGaacagacagagcaagagaagacaggaaaagaaaagaaaagacagagcaagagaagacaggaaaagaagagaacagacagagcaagagaagacaggaaaagaagagaACAGAAAGAGCAAGAgaagacaggaaaagaagggaacagacagagccagagaatACAGGAAATGAAGAGAACAGAAATAGCAAGAgaagacaggaaaagaagagaacagacagagcaagagaagacaggaaaagaagagaacagacagagcaagagaagacaggaaaagaagagaagagaaagagcaAGAGAGGACAGGAAAAGAAGAGAACATAAATAGCAAGAgaagacaggaaaagaagagaACATAAATAGCAAGAGAGGACAGGAAAAGAAGAGAACA
Coding sequences within:
- the LOC138954593 gene encoding uncharacterized protein — its product is MKRTDRAREDRKRREQTEEEKTGKEENRKSKRRQEKKRTDRAREDRKRREQTEPEKTGKEENRKSKRGQEKKRTETAREDKKRREQKEQERTGKEENRQSKRGQEKKRTDRAREDRKRREQTEQEKTGNEENRNSKRRQEKKRTDRAREDRKRREQTDKRRQEKKRTDRAREDRKRREQTEQEKTGKEENRQNQRRQEKKRTERAREDRKRSEQTEPEKTGKEENRNSKRRQEKKRTDRAREERKRRKHK